A genomic window from Sporosarcina sp. Marseille-Q4063 includes:
- the glgD gene encoding glucose-1-phosphate adenylyltransferase subunit GlgD, translated as METMMGLINLEHEHHFFHELTYFRSGASIPFAGRYRLIDFPLSNMGDSGVEEIAVFTSSKYRSLMDHLETGENWGLGRQNGGLFILPPDWNDPSDISKGDLRFFHNNRDYFNRGKSAYVLVSGGQYVSNTEYSDAFKFHLERKADITLISTQQKSLNAEHESCYRIEKDEEGWVTKITNDLNNHELFTSVYIINKELLMSLVDQCIAHNEDHFFVHGIKERLADLKVQTYENKEYGVFVNSIESYYRHNMNLLNEENYRALFYKQPFIRTKIGNQPPTKYRTGAIVKKSILGNGCQIDGDVEGSILFRGVSVEEGATIKNSIIMQRCKIEAGVYLENVILDKDVHVTANQKLIGSKEKPYVVAKSTTL; from the coding sequence ATGGAAACCATGATGGGTTTGATTAATTTAGAGCATGAGCACCACTTTTTTCACGAATTAACTTATTTTCGCTCGGGCGCTTCTATCCCGTTTGCGGGGAGGTATCGTTTAATAGATTTCCCGCTTTCCAATATGGGAGATTCGGGTGTTGAAGAGATAGCTGTTTTCACTTCCAGTAAATACCGTTCATTAATGGATCATTTGGAGACGGGGGAAAATTGGGGGTTGGGCAGGCAAAATGGCGGTTTGTTTATCTTGCCGCCAGACTGGAATGATCCGTCTGACATTTCAAAAGGCGACTTGCGATTTTTCCATAATAATCGCGATTATTTTAATCGTGGTAAATCGGCCTATGTTCTAGTGAGCGGGGGGCAGTATGTTTCTAATACTGAGTATTCGGATGCATTTAAATTCCATCTTGAGCGGAAAGCAGATATCACGCTTATATCGACGCAACAAAAATCATTAAATGCGGAACACGAATCCTGCTATCGAATTGAGAAGGACGAGGAAGGCTGGGTTACAAAAATAACGAATGATTTGAACAATCATGAACTATTTACAAGCGTGTATATTATTAATAAGGAATTATTAATGTCACTCGTGGATCAATGTATCGCCCACAACGAAGATCACTTTTTTGTGCATGGCATAAAGGAAAGGCTCGCTGATTTAAAAGTGCAAACTTATGAAAATAAGGAATACGGCGTATTTGTAAACTCGATTGAAAGTTATTATAGACATAATATGAATTTATTGAATGAAGAGAATTACCGCGCATTATTTTATAAACAACCATTCATCCGGACAAAAATAGGTAATCAACCACCAACGAAATACCGAACAGGCGCGATTGTGAAAAAATCGATTTTAGGCAATGGTTGTCAAATCGATGGAGACGTAGAAGGCAGTATATTATTTCGAGGGGTTTCAGTAGAAGAGGGCGCCACTATTAAAAACTCCATTATCATGCAACGTTGTAAAATTGAAGCGGGTGTTTATTTGGAAAATGTCATCCTGGATAAAGATGTGCATGTTACAGCTAATCAAAAATTAATCGGATCGAAAGAAAAGCCATATGTCGTCGCAAAAAGTACAACATTGTGA
- a CDS encoding glucose-1-phosphate adenylyltransferase: MKNCVGMLLAGGEGKRLGLLTKDLAKPAVPFGGKYRIIDFALSNCANSSLHRVGVMTQYSPLELNKHIGNGGPWGMGGLNSGMQVLSPYTAQDGGAWYSGTADAIYQNILYIDSYDPEYVLVISGDHIYQMDYTKLLQHHKETGADATISVKPVSWEEAPRFGILNTTEDLQIYEFDEKPKKPKSNLASMGIYIFNWSNLKAYLLDDAANEQSSHDFGNDIIPAMVDDGLKLFAYRFDNYWKDVGTIESYWEANMDLLDEDLQFLLNDKNWRTYSNESNIPPQYIGETAVVKHSLINSGCWISGTVENSIVFENVAIEKNSIVSQSILHPGVKVGRNVVLERVIVMGDTDIPDGTHIQVQADEEPLVIDQESLIDLLLTAKV; encoded by the coding sequence ATGAAGAACTGTGTGGGTATGTTGTTAGCTGGAGGGGAAGGTAAACGATTGGGGTTATTAACGAAAGATCTTGCAAAACCGGCGGTACCTTTTGGCGGTAAATATCGAATTATCGATTTTGCATTAAGCAATTGCGCGAATTCCAGTTTGCATCGGGTAGGGGTTATGACTCAATATTCACCACTTGAATTAAATAAACATATCGGAAATGGCGGCCCGTGGGGAATGGGGGGGCTGAATAGTGGTATGCAGGTTTTATCTCCATACACTGCACAAGATGGCGGCGCCTGGTATTCAGGTACAGCTGATGCCATTTATCAAAACATTCTATACATCGATAGTTATGACCCGGAATATGTACTCGTTATTTCTGGCGATCATATTTATCAAATGGATTACACAAAACTTCTGCAACATCATAAGGAAACAGGTGCGGATGCGACGATTTCCGTTAAACCAGTTTCATGGGAAGAAGCGCCACGGTTCGGCATTCTGAATACAACAGAGGACTTGCAAATATATGAGTTCGATGAAAAGCCTAAAAAGCCAAAAAGTAATTTAGCTTCCATGGGAATCTATATATTTAATTGGTCAAATTTAAAGGCTTATTTACTGGATGATGCTGCGAATGAACAGTCCAGTCATGATTTTGGAAATGATATCATTCCAGCCATGGTAGATGATGGTTTGAAACTGTTTGCTTATCGTTTTGATAATTACTGGAAAGATGTTGGAACAATTGAAAGCTATTGGGAAGCGAATATGGATTTACTTGACGAGGATTTACAGTTTCTCTTAAACGATAAGAATTGGAGGACTTATTCGAATGAATCGAATATCCCGCCACAATATATTGGTGAAACTGCAGTTGTGAAGCATTCACTTATTAACTCCGGTTGCTGGATAAGTGGCACAGTGGAAAATTCAATCGTATTCGAGAATGTAGCAATTGAAAAAAACAGCATTGTATCCCAATCCATTTTACATCCGGGCGTAAAAGTGGGCCGAAATGTTGTTTTGGAAAGAGTGATTGTGATGGGAGATACTGATATACCAGATGGAACCCATATCCAAGTTCAAGCGGATGAAGAACCGCTCGTGATCGATCAAGAATCATTAATTGATTTATTATTAACAGCAAAAGTCTAA
- the glgB gene encoding 1,4-alpha-glucan branching protein GlgB, with the protein MDYYISDEDLFLFHQGTNYYSQNLLGCHPIEWEGQSGYRFAVWAPNASDIHVVGDFNLWKGNAHGLKRITEAGLWIGFFTDISENTSYKYEVHSQNGSVVMKADPYALESEIRPATASVTPTNSTYEWKDQAWQKAKETLDPFAAPINIYEVHLGSWKTKQSKQLEEWETKDASEFYTYRELAETLVPYVKSLGFTHIELMPLAEHPYDPSWGYQITGYFSVTSRYGSRDDFKYFVDQCHQHDLGVIMDWVPGHFCKDEFGLRQFDGQALYEYSDPRKAEKKSWGTLTFDFGRPEVQSFLISNAMFWAEEYHIDGIRVDAVASMIYLNFDKADGEEKIYNTYGEEENLEAIAFIRKLNEAMGAYHPSVLMMAEDSSDLPLITAPTYSGGLGFDFKWNMGWMNDMLKYMASDPVHRKWHHELLTFSFMYTYSEKFLLPLSHDEVVHGKKSLLDKMPGDQWQKFANLRLLYGYMMTHPGKKLLFMGGELGQYAEWKDREELDWHLLEYPLHRGIKKYVEVLNQFYRAYPELYELDHDPEGFKWIDPHNVEQSIIAFQRFGTSKEDSLVIVCNFTPNVIYDYKIGVLEPGTYKEVFNSDADVFGGSGQLNEAVHFTFPEKWHHADQHIKIKVPPLAIAIFKREKTNNKEANQ; encoded by the coding sequence ATGGATTATTATATTTCTGATGAAGACCTTTTTTTATTTCATCAGGGCACGAATTACTATAGTCAAAATTTGTTGGGGTGCCATCCCATCGAATGGGAAGGGCAAAGTGGTTATCGTTTTGCGGTTTGGGCACCGAATGCCAGTGATATTCATGTTGTGGGCGACTTTAACCTATGGAAAGGAAACGCACACGGATTAAAACGGATAACAGAAGCTGGCCTTTGGATCGGTTTTTTTACAGATATTAGTGAAAATACTTCCTATAAATACGAAGTGCATTCACAAAATGGCTCGGTAGTAATGAAAGCAGATCCATATGCACTTGAATCCGAGATTCGGCCAGCAACCGCATCCGTCACGCCAACTAATTCTACCTATGAATGGAAGGACCAGGCATGGCAGAAAGCAAAAGAAACACTAGATCCCTTTGCGGCACCGATTAACATCTATGAAGTACATCTTGGATCGTGGAAGACCAAACAAAGCAAGCAATTGGAAGAATGGGAGACAAAAGACGCAAGCGAATTTTATACCTACCGGGAACTAGCCGAAACATTGGTTCCTTATGTCAAATCGCTCGGCTTCACCCATATAGAACTTATGCCTCTCGCTGAACATCCATACGATCCATCATGGGGCTATCAAATCACCGGATACTTTTCAGTCACATCGCGTTATGGATCGCGGGATGATTTTAAGTATTTTGTTGATCAATGTCATCAGCATGATTTAGGCGTCATTATGGATTGGGTGCCCGGTCATTTCTGTAAGGATGAATTTGGATTACGTCAATTTGATGGACAAGCATTATATGAGTATAGTGATCCGCGTAAAGCGGAAAAGAAATCGTGGGGAACATTAACCTTCGATTTTGGACGGCCCGAGGTGCAAAGTTTTTTAATTTCAAATGCCATGTTTTGGGCAGAGGAATATCACATTGACGGAATTCGAGTCGATGCGGTCGCTAGCATGATTTACCTGAACTTCGACAAAGCAGACGGAGAAGAGAAAATCTATAACACTTACGGTGAAGAAGAAAACTTGGAAGCCATCGCGTTTATTCGCAAATTGAATGAAGCAATGGGTGCTTATCATCCGAGTGTGCTCATGATGGCTGAGGATAGTTCCGATTTACCGCTCATTACGGCGCCGACCTATAGCGGGGGACTTGGCTTCGACTTTAAATGGAATATGGGTTGGATGAACGACATGCTGAAATATATGGCAAGCGATCCGGTTCATCGGAAATGGCATCATGAATTACTTACTTTCTCGTTTATGTATACCTATTCGGAGAAATTTCTACTGCCACTATCACATGATGAAGTAGTTCATGGTAAGAAATCCTTACTAGATAAAATGCCAGGAGACCAGTGGCAGAAATTTGCCAACTTGAGATTGCTCTATGGCTATATGATGACTCACCCCGGTAAAAAGTTATTATTTATGGGGGGAGAATTGGGACAATATGCGGAATGGAAAGATCGGGAGGAACTTGACTGGCACTTATTGGAATATCCGCTCCACCGAGGGATAAAAAAATATGTAGAAGTACTAAATCAATTTTACCGCGCATACCCTGAGCTTTATGAGTTGGATCATGACCCGGAAGGATTTAAATGGATTGACCCTCATAATGTTGAACAAAGTATCATCGCTTTCCAGAGGTTTGGTACTAGTAAAGAAGATTCGTTAGTTATCGTTTGTAATTTCACGCCAAATGTCATTTATGACTATAAAATCGGCGTGCTGGAACCTGGAACATATAAAGAAGTTTTTAATTCAGATGCGGATGTGTTCGGGGGATCGGGTCAGCTAAATGAAGCAGTGCATTTCACGTTTCCGGAGAAATGGCATCATGCAGACCAACATATAAAAATAAAAGTACCCCCTTTAGCAATTGCTATTTTTAAACGTGAAAAAACGAATAATAAGGAGGCAAATCAATGA
- the pulA gene encoding type I pullulanase: protein MKNLAAWIDDVFVLTVKVPDAAAVMKETNPPIIHWAAMDKYFPVKLDHAIDATIVRMTLVDELPMGEDLFLNWGKLRVPIYPRAIVRTDWFEKRYSCLETELGAVYEETATTFSVWAPTATCVTLFLGDQIYALKRGKNGIWSSKISGNWHEFPYQYEVTVNGQTTRVNDPYSKALLVNSEKSVVVDLSKTNPAGFAEHIRPEQQHLQDAIIYELHVRDATMQEAGGIYNKGKFLGLTEANTTTENGYSTGISYIKELGCTHVQILPINDFARVNEQQPEKDYNWGYDPLYFQVPEGSYSTAPENPISRIKESKEMIHAFHQAGISVILDVVYNHVFVMEESAFEKLVPGYYFRYHADGNLSNGTGVGNDFATERKMAQKFILDTIDFWLSEYRVAGFRFDLMGAMDIETIQKIRDRCAVEVTPIMLLGEGWDLPTALPTEMKATSSNSNQLADIRFFNDYFRDSVKGNLFNADDKGYINGDGRFIERLPNLVSGSVLDKFGAPFVSEVNQTINYVECHDNHTLWDRLQLTNPQSSADMKKKMHQLATGITLLSQGVPFLHAGQEWFRSKQGDENSYISGDHINQLDWKMRESEDEHIQFIKKLIAIRRKYRIFRLRSKQDIQERFQVLDTPAPVFGFTLFGDNEDFAIYMNPTNKHWQLHLPSSGKWQVLATNHLPGQTKTDEIPGEFTRLNPYELIVLKRPLNPRDK, encoded by the coding sequence ATGAAGAATCTTGCGGCATGGATAGATGATGTATTTGTTTTAACGGTAAAAGTTCCAGATGCAGCCGCAGTTATGAAGGAAACAAATCCGCCTATTATTCACTGGGCAGCGATGGATAAGTATTTTCCTGTAAAGCTGGATCATGCAATCGACGCTACTATTGTACGCATGACTTTGGTAGATGAACTGCCAATGGGAGAAGACCTATTTTTGAATTGGGGGAAACTGCGTGTACCTATTTATCCACGCGCAATTGTTCGAACAGATTGGTTTGAAAAACGTTATTCCTGTTTGGAGACCGAATTGGGAGCTGTATATGAAGAAACAGCAACCACTTTTTCCGTATGGGCACCAACTGCAACGTGTGTAACGCTCTTTCTTGGCGATCAAATATATGCGCTAAAACGTGGAAAGAATGGGATTTGGTCCAGCAAGATTTCTGGAAATTGGCACGAGTTTCCTTATCAATACGAAGTTACTGTCAATGGACAAACCACTCGCGTGAACGACCCTTACTCAAAAGCATTGCTTGTCAACAGTGAGAAAAGTGTTGTCGTCGATCTATCAAAGACCAATCCCGCCGGTTTCGCCGAACATATCAGACCCGAACAGCAACATTTACAGGATGCTATCATTTATGAACTGCATGTCAGAGACGCGACGATGCAGGAAGCCGGAGGTATTTATAACAAAGGGAAATTTTTAGGGTTGACTGAAGCAAATACAACAACGGAAAACGGCTATTCAACGGGGATTTCATATATTAAGGAACTAGGCTGCACTCATGTTCAAATTTTGCCAATAAATGATTTTGCCCGTGTGAACGAGCAACAACCCGAAAAAGATTATAATTGGGGCTATGATCCACTCTATTTTCAGGTGCCAGAAGGAAGTTATTCCACCGCCCCTGAAAATCCTATCTCTAGAATAAAAGAAAGCAAAGAAATGATTCATGCATTCCATCAAGCAGGCATATCCGTCATTCTCGACGTTGTTTATAATCATGTGTTCGTAATGGAGGAATCTGCTTTTGAAAAATTAGTGCCCGGCTATTATTTCCGTTATCATGCTGATGGAAATTTAAGCAATGGTACGGGGGTAGGCAATGATTTCGCGACAGAACGAAAAATGGCGCAAAAATTCATTTTGGATACGATAGACTTTTGGCTTTCAGAATACCGCGTGGCCGGGTTTCGTTTTGACCTGATGGGCGCAATGGATATTGAAACAATCCAGAAAATTCGCGACCGTTGCGCCGTGGAAGTAACACCAATTATGTTGCTCGGGGAAGGATGGGATTTGCCCACAGCCTTGCCTACCGAAATGAAGGCAACTTCCTCTAATTCAAATCAATTAGCGGACATACGCTTCTTTAATGATTATTTCCGGGATTCGGTAAAGGGGAATTTATTTAACGCAGATGATAAGGGGTATATAAATGGTGATGGCCGATTTATCGAACGGTTGCCCAATCTGGTGTCAGGATCTGTTTTAGACAAATTCGGAGCTCCTTTTGTTTCCGAAGTAAACCAGACCATTAATTATGTAGAATGTCATGACAACCATACACTTTGGGATCGGCTCCAACTTACCAACCCGCAGTCTAGTGCAGACATGAAAAAGAAAATGCATCAACTCGCTACCGGCATCACCTTATTAAGTCAAGGCGTGCCCTTTCTTCATGCAGGTCAGGAATGGTTCAGAAGCAAACAAGGCGATGAAAACAGCTATATTTCCGGCGATCACATCAACCAATTGGACTGGAAAATGCGAGAATCCGAAGATGAGCATATACAATTCATCAAAAAACTCATCGCAATCAGAAGAAAATATCGCATCTTCCGCCTCCGCTCAAAACAAGATATTCAAGAACGATTCCAAGTCCTAGACACACCCGCGCCTGTTTTCGGCTTCACACTCTTTGGAGACAATGAGGACTTCGCGATTTATATGAATCCAACCAATAAACATTGGCAGCTCCACTTACCTTCATCAGGCAAATGGCAAGTACTCGCAACCAATCATTTACCCGGACAGACAAAAACAGATGAAATACCCGGAGAATTCACACGCCTCAACCCCTACGAATTAATTGTCCTAAAAAGACCATTAAATCCACGTGATAAATAG
- a CDS encoding malate synthase — translation MNLINEEITHKVFGEGNIVNHEDSIITIEFNEDIKKFVYPDAFGTFITLNDRTTAKTMKKVFLKKEMEEEALERKREEQALEQQRMEKLKNLRIHESSQVVFWLDEEEQQNVFVDWQVSTGQVQSGANKGQPNRAARLRPNSAGLLTARDSDQPETERQILGLYMINEAFSGELSDDGMVPSHEEFRIELTDQEAEKMLFWNYYINKNYPDRTAWNSGKYRYFDNIWTAQILKDIIALRTDEEQIKEAENFLEYFCQMNALDMNDIPEADGALKQ, via the coding sequence ATGAATTTAATTAATGAAGAAATAACTCATAAAGTGTTTGGTGAAGGAAATATCGTGAATCATGAGGATTCTATCATTACCATTGAGTTTAATGAGGATATTAAAAAATTCGTTTATCCTGATGCTTTCGGAACATTTATAACACTAAATGACCGGACTACTGCAAAAACGATGAAGAAAGTCTTTTTGAAGAAGGAAATGGAAGAAGAAGCACTTGAAAGAAAACGTGAAGAACAAGCGCTTGAACAGCAGCGCATGGAAAAACTGAAGAATCTTAGAATTCATGAAAGCTCACAAGTTGTTTTCTGGCTGGACGAAGAAGAGCAACAAAATGTATTTGTCGACTGGCAAGTATCTACTGGCCAGGTTCAAAGCGGAGCAAATAAAGGGCAGCCAAACAGAGCAGCTCGTTTGCGTCCGAACAGTGCAGGTCTTCTGACTGCAAGAGATTCGGATCAACCAGAAACAGAAAGACAGATTCTTGGTCTCTACATGATAAATGAAGCTTTTTCCGGCGAACTTAGCGATGACGGAATGGTGCCGTCTCATGAAGAATTTAGAATCGAGCTCACGGATCAAGAAGCAGAGAAAATGCTTTTCTGGAACTATTATATCAATAAGAACTATCCTGATCGAACTGCATGGAATTCGGGTAAATATCGTTATTTTGATAATATTTGGACCGCACAAATCTTAAAGGATATCATTGCATTAAGAACAGATGAAGAGCAAATTAAAGAAGCTGAAAACTTTCTGGAATACTTCTGTCAAATGAATGCCCTTGACATGAATGACATCCCTGAGGCGGACGGCGCTTTAAAGCAATAA
- a CDS encoding carboxymuconolactone decarboxylase family protein, protein MAKDRYQQGLDKLMELTVPDSDNPTGHMDIGEGFKDVAPDLSKYVVEFAFGDIYSRPGLDNKQKVLTTISALVAQGTPQIEMHVKTGLTVGLTPEEIVGCIMHLIPYTGFPRALNALKAAQKVFEESGVSVATSDD, encoded by the coding sequence ATGGCAAAAGATCGTTATCAACAAGGTTTAGACAAATTAATGGAACTGACTGTACCAGACAGCGACAACCCAACTGGCCATATGGATATTGGTGAGGGGTTTAAAGATGTTGCGCCTGATTTAAGCAAATATGTTGTTGAGTTTGCTTTTGGGGATATTTATTCGCGACCTGGGTTGGATAACAAACAAAAAGTTCTTACGACCATTTCAGCTCTGGTTGCACAAGGAACACCGCAGATTGAGATGCATGTAAAAACAGGCCTGACAGTAGGTTTAACACCGGAAGAAATCGTTGGTTGTATTATGCACCTCATCCCGTATACCGGATTTCCGCGTGCTCTGAATGCTTTAAAAGCCGCACAGAAAGTGTTTGAAGAAAGTGGCGTATCCGTTGCAACGTCTGATGATTGA
- a CDS encoding excinuclease ABC subunit UvrA, which yields MSEIKDEIILRGLKENNLKNVDLNISKEKITVFTGLSGSGKSSVVFDTLAAESRRQMTMNYPLYVRNQMPKYERPHADLMQNLSPVVVVEQRPIGGNSRSTVGTYMDIHPLIRLLFSRIGTPSIESATDFSSQSSFGRCSECSGYGEVVAPDLNKMVDFDKSLRDYAVKFKPLSPSGWQGRWMMTGGLFDPDKPIKDYSEEKRQLLLYGPPNGERVFAPFHTKNGPQDHEWDGLLPRFVRLYINRDISKLKQVSQDDVFAVSSRSLCQTCLGSGLNPKVLACRINGLNIAEYDQLELTELLEELTKINDPLGESIALQAIPHLKQLVEMGLGYLGLSRKMGTLSGGEAQRVKIARHLGSSLNNITYIFDEPSAGLHPEEVDMLIRMLKSIKEHHNTVIVIEHDLSVIRAADEIIEMGPGAGVSGGEVVYQGKLEGLKNSKAVTTLNHKLKINKHPRDIKEHFTINKASHNNLKNVSVNIPRNALVSVCGVSGSGKSSLMVEAFPESYPETILVGHGRIGISNRSTLATYMGIMDDLRLILSRETGQPPGLFSFNSIGACPFCEGKGITKPDVAFADPVTVTCEACNGLRYSDEALSYRYRGKNIAEILDLTIVEAMNYFDMPKILNRVNTLRDVGLGYLTLGQTTSSFSGGEVQRLKLASHLQKEGQIYLLDEPSLGLHAKDNGKLLDVFQSLVSKGNSVIIIEHNLDFIAASDWVIELGPGGGKQGGHIIFEGKPEEMLTAETLTAEWLSDGVKEGIS from the coding sequence GTGTCGGAAATAAAAGATGAAATCATTTTACGAGGGCTTAAAGAAAATAATTTGAAAAATGTTGATTTGAATATATCAAAAGAAAAAATCACCGTATTTACTGGTCTTTCAGGCTCGGGAAAGAGTTCGGTTGTATTTGATACATTAGCGGCAGAGAGCAGAAGACAAATGACTATGAACTATCCGCTCTATGTCAGAAATCAGATGCCGAAATATGAAAGGCCTCATGCCGATCTGATGCAAAACTTAAGCCCGGTTGTGGTTGTAGAGCAAAGGCCGATTGGAGGTAATTCCCGCTCGACTGTGGGCACGTATATGGATATACATCCATTGATCAGACTTTTGTTCTCGCGGATAGGAACGCCGTCAATAGAATCTGCCACTGATTTTTCGAGTCAAAGTTCTTTCGGCAGGTGCTCGGAATGTAGCGGGTACGGGGAGGTAGTTGCACCGGATTTAAATAAGATGGTCGATTTCGATAAGTCACTTCGGGATTATGCAGTGAAGTTCAAGCCGTTATCGCCTTCAGGTTGGCAAGGCAGATGGATGATGACCGGTGGATTATTTGATCCAGATAAACCGATCAAGGACTATTCGGAAGAAAAGCGCCAACTATTATTATATGGTCCCCCGAATGGTGAAAGAGTCTTTGCACCGTTTCATACAAAAAACGGACCTCAAGATCATGAGTGGGATGGTTTATTGCCAAGATTTGTACGCCTGTATATCAATAGAGATATCTCAAAGCTGAAACAAGTGTCACAAGATGACGTCTTCGCAGTATCATCACGTTCATTATGCCAAACCTGCCTTGGTTCAGGCTTAAATCCAAAAGTATTAGCATGTAGAATAAATGGCTTGAATATCGCAGAATACGATCAATTAGAACTTACAGAATTACTTGAAGAACTAACGAAGATAAATGATCCGTTGGGGGAGTCTATCGCGCTTCAAGCAATCCCGCATTTAAAACAACTCGTTGAAATGGGATTAGGCTATTTGGGCTTATCAAGAAAAATGGGCACCTTATCCGGCGGTGAAGCGCAAAGAGTGAAAATCGCTCGTCATTTGGGGAGCAGCCTAAACAATATCACATACATATTCGACGAACCGAGTGCAGGACTTCATCCAGAAGAAGTGGACATGTTAATACGAATGCTAAAAAGTATTAAAGAACACCATAATACCGTAATCGTTATCGAACATGACCTATCAGTCATCAGAGCGGCGGATGAAATTATAGAGATGGGCCCGGGAGCAGGTGTAAGTGGAGGAGAAGTTGTCTATCAGGGAAAATTAGAAGGATTGAAAAACTCTAAAGCTGTGACAACTTTAAACCACAAGCTAAAAATAAACAAACATCCAAGGGATATAAAAGAACATTTTACTATTAATAAAGCGAGTCACAATAACTTGAAAAATGTTAGCGTAAATATTCCTCGAAATGCTCTGGTCTCTGTATGCGGCGTATCTGGTTCGGGTAAAAGCTCCTTAATGGTGGAAGCATTCCCGGAAAGTTATCCAGAAACGATCCTGGTCGGGCATGGCAGGATAGGAATCTCTAACCGTTCGACGCTAGCTACTTATATGGGAATCATGGATGATCTTCGTTTAATCCTATCAAGGGAAACAGGGCAACCACCAGGATTATTTAGCTTTAACTCCATAGGGGCATGTCCTTTCTGCGAAGGAAAAGGCATAACAAAACCAGATGTAGCATTTGCGGATCCAGTGACTGTTACCTGTGAAGCGTGTAATGGATTGAGATATTCGGATGAAGCATTGTCATACCGATATCGAGGTAAAAATATAGCAGAGATTTTAGATTTAACGATTGTCGAGGCTATGAACTATTTTGATATGCCAAAGATCTTAAATAGGGTGAATACGCTGCGAGATGTAGGATTAGGGTATCTAACGTTAGGCCAGACGACGAGTTCTTTCAGCGGGGGAGAAGTTCAGCGTCTAAAACTTGCGAGCCACTTGCAAAAAGAAGGACAAATCTACCTATTAGATGAACCATCTTTAGGGTTGCACGCAAAAGATAATGGAAAACTCTTGGATGTATTTCAAAGTCTTGTCAGCAAGGGCAATTCCGTTATAATCATCGAACATAATTTGGATTTTATAGCGGCGAGCGACTGGGTCATAGAATTAGGTCCGGGCGGCGGAAAACAAGGCGGACATATTATATTTGAAGGCAAGCCGGAAGAGATGTTAACTGCGGAAACTTTGACTGCGGAATGGTTAAGTGACGGAGTTAAGGAAGGTATTTCATGA
- a CDS encoding VOC family protein, translating into MGRLVHFEIHVEDMERAKKFYEEVFDWKFEDWSEYAGMKYFGAVTGDDSVPGINGALIQRKGPAPETGQPMNGFSCTMGVEDYDSTEKKILDLGGKVALPKYALPGMAWQGYYIDTEGNIIGIHQPDENAK; encoded by the coding sequence ATGGGTAGATTAGTTCATTTTGAAATTCATGTAGAAGACATGGAACGTGCGAAGAAGTTTTACGAGGAGGTTTTTGACTGGAAATTTGAAGATTGGTCTGAATATGCGGGGATGAAATATTTTGGAGCTGTAACCGGTGATGATAGCGTTCCGGGAATTAACGGCGCTTTAATACAACGCAAAGGTCCGGCACCAGAGACTGGACAACCTATGAACGGTTTTTCTTGTACAATGGGCGTCGAGGATTACGATTCTACTGAGAAAAAAATTCTTGATCTTGGCGGCAAGGTTGCATTGCCGAAATATGCGTTGCCTGGTATGGCATGGCAAGGTTATTATATTGATACTGAAGGCAATATCATCGGTATTCATCAACCAGATGAGAACGCGAAATAG
- a CDS encoding PF20097 family protein produces the protein MNDTIRCLGCSNELSEGYIFSPRRICWSESADSIFADFGSSEVLISDPIFKIRKTPAFRCEKCNLVTFKYK, from the coding sequence ATGAACGATACTATAAGATGTCTCGGGTGCAGTAATGAGTTAAGTGAGGGGTATATTTTTTCACCTCGCCGAATTTGTTGGTCGGAATCGGCTGATTCAATCTTTGCTGATTTTGGAAGTAGTGAAGTATTAATAAGTGATCCAATTTTTAAAATAAGAAAAACCCCGGCATTCAGATGTGAAAAATGCAATTTAGTTACTTTTAAATACAAATAA
- a CDS encoding Fe3+ hydroxamate ABC transporter substrate-binding protein, protein MFKRKLYCSNCNREVQAGEEIYARMKVPKFAGMVEIKAYLKNESEILCLDCSKEKD, encoded by the coding sequence TTGTTTAAACGCAAATTATATTGTTCGAATTGCAATCGGGAAGTTCAAGCAGGTGAAGAAATATATGCCAGAATGAAAGTGCCAAAGTTTGCAGGTATGGTAGAAATCAAAGCGTATTTAAAAAATGAGAGCGAGATTCTTTGTCTGGATTGCTCTAAAGAAAAGGATTGA